Proteins from a single region of Desulfolutivibrio sulfoxidireducens:
- the potA gene encoding spermidine/putrescine ABC transporter ATP-binding protein PotA, translated as MENKGPCIELEHVSKRFGDQPVLRDIHLTINHGEFLTFLGPSGCGKTTILRLLAGFERPSSGRIRIGGVDVTETPPHLRAVNTVFQNYALFPHMTVFDNVAFGLRMRRAQARVIEEEVFSALRMVKMETHHSRRPGQLSGGQQQRVAIARAVVNKPLVLLLDEPLSALDYKLRKAMQIELKELRRKLGITFVFVTHDQEEAFSMSDRVAVMNEGVIEQLDSPSVIYEKPQNLFVARFVGEINTFEGQVVSRNGASMQAMVEGENVKLSLGGNGNGNGSHGAPGTRTVSSLCAGSRIKVLLRPEDVRLERAAPGDLGGLTGAIVDTVYKGMTIDLIIEMAGGKKILATEFFNEDAPQALFSVGDRVRVGWVEDWEVVLPDEGPQPL; from the coding sequence ATGGAAAACAAAGGACCTTGCATCGAGTTGGAGCACGTCTCCAAGCGTTTTGGGGACCAGCCGGTCCTGCGAGACATCCACCTCACCATCAATCACGGCGAGTTTTTGACCTTTCTTGGCCCCTCCGGCTGCGGCAAAACCACCATCCTGCGCCTTCTGGCCGGGTTCGAACGGCCCTCCTCCGGACGCATCCGCATCGGCGGCGTGGACGTCACCGAGACGCCGCCCCACCTGCGGGCGGTGAACACCGTTTTTCAGAACTACGCCCTGTTCCCCCACATGACCGTGTTCGACAACGTGGCCTTTGGGCTGCGCATGCGCCGAGCCCAGGCCAGGGTCATCGAGGAGGAGGTGTTCTCCGCCCTGCGCATGGTCAAGATGGAAACGCACCACTCCCGTCGCCCGGGCCAGCTCTCCGGCGGCCAGCAGCAACGGGTGGCCATCGCCCGGGCCGTGGTCAACAAGCCCCTGGTGCTGCTTCTCGACGAGCCCCTCTCGGCCCTGGACTACAAGCTGCGCAAGGCCATGCAGATCGAACTCAAGGAACTGCGCAGAAAGCTCGGCATCACCTTCGTCTTCGTCACCCACGACCAGGAGGAGGCCTTCTCCATGTCCGATCGGGTGGCGGTGATGAACGAGGGGGTCATCGAGCAGCTCGACTCCCCGAGCGTCATTTACGAAAAACCCCAAAATCTCTTCGTGGCCCGCTTCGTGGGCGAGATCAACACCTTCGAGGGCCAGGTCGTTTCCCGAAACGGGGCCTCCATGCAGGCCATGGTGGAGGGGGAAAATGTCAAGTTGTCGCTTGGTGGCAATGGAAACGGCAACGGATCCCACGGCGCGCCCGGGACCAGGACGGTGTCCTCCCTGTGCGCCGGGTCGCGGATCAAGGTCCTTTTGCGTCCCGAGGACGTGCGTCTGGAACGCGCCGCGCCGGGCGACCTCGGTGGGCTGACAGGGGCCATCGTGGATACCGTGTACAAGGGCATGACCATCGACCTGATCATCGAGATGGCTGGCGGCAAAAAGATACTGGCCACGGAATTTTTCAACGAGGACGCGCCCCAGGCCCTTTTCTCCGTGGGCGACCGGGTACGCGTGGGCTGGGTCGAGGACTGGGAGGTGGTGTTGCCTGATGAAGGACCGCAGCCTCTTTAA
- a CDS encoding efflux RND transporter periplasmic adaptor subunit — MPPRPVAFPYGLFLSLPLLCLLWSCGNDDEKPQAAAPEKVAAAVVVKTMAPVTRDVPVHGEFVGRTDAKETVEIRARVEGFLKSRLFEEGSMVKAGDALFEIESRQYDEAVKRAQADLDRQQALLAKAATDLARFESLFKQKAISRDEYDTKVTSQKDLAAQMDRAKAELETARRDLSYTKVVAPISGRIGRSLVKPGTLVGKGENTLLAEISSTDPIYVDFNISEREYLILVKDMVEAQKQGKPAEKAPLTLILADDSVYPLTGEADMADRAVDAKTGTLPVRAFFPNPDGILKPGQFAKVRALVDTLKGALCVPRQAVMDVQGTKALYVVTGPDGIIESRNVSLGPVIEDLVVVEKGLAPGEAVVVEGGQKVRPGTRVTAQPITAAGQPGQPGQASQSAPATPAGN, encoded by the coding sequence ATGCCACCACGTCCTGTTGCTTTTCCCTACGGCCTTTTTCTCTCGCTTCCGCTTCTTTGCCTGCTGTGGTCCTGCGGCAACGACGACGAAAAACCACAAGCCGCCGCGCCGGAAAAAGTGGCCGCGGCCGTGGTGGTCAAAACCATGGCCCCGGTGACCCGCGACGTGCCGGTCCACGGCGAGTTCGTGGGCCGTACAGACGCCAAGGAGACCGTGGAGATACGGGCCAGGGTCGAGGGATTTCTCAAGAGCCGGCTTTTCGAGGAAGGGTCCATGGTCAAGGCCGGGGATGCGCTTTTTGAAATCGAATCCCGGCAATACGACGAGGCCGTCAAGCGGGCCCAAGCCGATCTGGACCGGCAGCAGGCCCTTTTGGCCAAGGCCGCCACGGACCTGGCCCGGTTTGAATCCCTTTTCAAACAGAAAGCCATCAGCCGCGACGAATACGACACCAAGGTCACCAGCCAGAAGGACTTGGCAGCCCAGATGGACCGGGCCAAAGCCGAACTGGAGACGGCCCGCCGCGACCTGAGCTACACCAAGGTCGTGGCCCCCATCTCCGGGCGCATCGGCCGTTCCCTGGTCAAGCCCGGCACCCTGGTGGGCAAGGGGGAGAACACGCTTCTGGCCGAAATATCCTCCACCGATCCCATCTACGTGGATTTCAACATCAGCGAGCGGGAATATCTGATCCTGGTCAAGGACATGGTGGAGGCCCAAAAGCAGGGCAAACCCGCCGAAAAGGCACCGTTGACCCTGATTCTGGCCGACGACTCCGTCTATCCGCTGACCGGCGAGGCGGACATGGCCGACCGGGCCGTGGACGCCAAGACCGGCACCCTTCCCGTACGCGCCTTTTTCCCCAATCCCGATGGCATCCTCAAGCCCGGCCAGTTCGCCAAGGTGCGCGCCCTGGTGGACACCCTCAAGGGGGCTTTGTGCGTGCCAAGGCAGGCGGTCATGGATGTCCAAGGAACCAAGGCCCTGTATGTGGTCACAGGCCCGGACGGTATCATCGAGTCCCGCAACGTCTCCCTGGGGCCGGTCATCGAGGACCTGGTGGTGGTGGAAAAGGGGCTCGCGCCGGGCGAGGCGGTCGTGGTCGAAGGCGGCCAGAAGGTGCGGCCAGGGACCAGGGTCACGGCCCAACCCATCACCGCGGCGGGACAGCCCGGACAGCCGGGACAGGCCAGCCAGTCAGCCCCGGCCACACCCGCCGGGAACTGA
- the potB gene encoding spermidine/putrescine ABC transporter permease PotB has translation MKDRSLFKTLAVTLTVGWLAVFVIVPNLLTLVAGFLARGEPEFVLPEFTLENYARLFDPAFFEIFLSSMWLALGTTALCLLVGYPFAYVLARLSPPRRRLGLLFVIIPFWTNSLIRTYALIAILNVNGLLNAALMGLGIISEPMELLYTNTAVFIGFTYTLLPFMILPLYASIEKLDHKLIEAARDLGAGSFQTFFRVSLPLTLPGIIAGGMLVFLPALSMFYVPDILGGAKSLLVGNFIRNQFLVARDWPFGAAASVLLTVIMGLMLYVYWVCQKRVRKAEPA, from the coding sequence ATGAAGGACCGCAGCCTCTTTAAGACCCTGGCGGTGACGCTGACGGTCGGCTGGCTGGCCGTGTTCGTCATCGTCCCCAATCTGTTGACCCTGGTGGCCGGGTTTCTCGCCCGGGGCGAACCGGAATTCGTGCTGCCGGAATTCACCCTGGAAAACTACGCCCGGCTTTTCGATCCTGCCTTTTTCGAGATCTTCCTGAGTTCCATGTGGCTGGCCCTGGGCACCACGGCGCTGTGCCTGCTGGTGGGCTATCCCTTCGCCTACGTCCTGGCCAGGCTTTCCCCCCCCCGCCGCCGCCTGGGCCTGTTGTTCGTGATCATCCCCTTCTGGACCAATTCCCTCATCCGCACCTACGCCCTGATCGCCATCCTAAACGTCAACGGCCTGTTAAACGCCGCCCTCATGGGCCTGGGGATCATCTCCGAACCCATGGAGCTTCTGTACACCAACACGGCGGTGTTCATCGGTTTCACCTATACCCTGTTGCCCTTTATGATCCTGCCGCTGTACGCCTCCATCGAGAAGCTGGACCACAAACTCATCGAGGCCGCCCGGGACCTGGGGGCCGGATCGTTCCAGACCTTTTTCCGGGTCAGCCTGCCCTTGACCCTGCCTGGGATCATCGCCGGCGGCATGCTGGTCTTTCTGCCGGCCTTAAGCATGTTCTACGTCCCGGACATCCTTGGCGGGGCCAAGAGCCTTCTGGTGGGCAACTTCATCCGCAACCAGTTCCTGGTGGCCCGGGACTGGCCGTTCGGCGCTGCGGCGAGCGTCCTTTTGACCGTGATCATGGGCCTTATGCTCTACGTCTACTGGGTCTGCCAGAAACGCGTGCGCAAGGCGGAGCCGGCATGA
- a CDS encoding polyamine ABC transporter substrate-binding protein, with translation MKKHLVALVAVVAVLVGSLPVMAAEKTLNLYIWSEYMPDEVLADFTKETGIKVKISTYDSNETLYAKIKMLGGKGYDLIVPSAEYVSRMAGEGLLATIDKNRLPNLANLDENFRNLPYDPDGAHSVPYMWGTTGIAVNTAMVPAGQVTGYADLWNPALAGKLLLPDDMRTTFGMALKVLGYSTNDTDPAHIEQAFLRAKSLYPAVKVFDSDSPKQALLNGEVAVAVLWNGEAYVTNAENDAIVYVYPKEGANRWVDNLCIPKNAANVENAHAFINYLLDPKVAARISQEMGYATPNKAAMALLPAEVRDNQIIYPPADKLKGSEFETDLGQAQRLYDQYWTKLKTGR, from the coding sequence ATGAAAAAACATCTCGTGGCGCTTGTAGCCGTTGTGGCCGTCCTTGTCGGGAGCCTCCCGGTCATGGCCGCGGAAAAGACGCTCAACCTGTACATCTGGTCGGAATACATGCCCGACGAGGTGCTTGCGGACTTCACGAAAGAAACCGGCATCAAGGTCAAGATAAGCACCTACGACAGCAACGAGACCCTCTACGCCAAGATCAAGATGCTCGGCGGCAAGGGCTACGACCTCATCGTGCCCTCGGCCGAATACGTCAGCCGCATGGCCGGCGAGGGGCTTTTGGCGACCATCGACAAGAACCGGCTGCCCAACCTGGCCAATCTGGATGAGAACTTCCGCAACCTGCCCTACGATCCGGATGGCGCCCACAGCGTGCCCTACATGTGGGGCACCACGGGCATCGCCGTGAACACGGCCATGGTCCCCGCGGGACAGGTGACCGGCTACGCGGATTTGTGGAACCCGGCCCTGGCCGGCAAGCTGCTTCTGCCCGACGACATGCGCACCACCTTCGGCATGGCGCTCAAGGTGCTCGGGTATTCCACCAACGACACGGACCCGGCCCACATCGAGCAGGCGTTTCTTCGGGCCAAGTCCCTGTATCCGGCGGTCAAGGTCTTTGATTCCGACTCGCCAAAGCAGGCGCTGTTAAACGGCGAGGTGGCCGTGGCCGTGTTGTGGAACGGCGAGGCCTATGTGACCAATGCCGAAAACGACGCAATCGTCTACGTCTATCCCAAGGAAGGGGCCAACCGCTGGGTGGACAACCTGTGCATCCCCAAAAACGCGGCCAACGTGGAAAACGCCCACGCCTTCATCAACTATCTGCTTGATCCCAAGGTGGCGGCCAGGATCTCCCAGGAGATGGGCTACGCCACGCCCAACAAGGCGGCCATGGCCCTGCTTCCGGCCGAGGTGCGCGACAACCAGATCATCTATCCGCCGGCGGACAAGCTCAAAGGCAGCGAGTTCGAGACCGACCTTGGCCAGGCCCAGCGCCTCTACGACCAGTACTGGACCAAACTCAAAACCGGCCGGTAA
- the potC gene encoding spermidine/putrescine ABC transporter permease PotC, protein MKRTVKTVYLGIVYLFLYLPLAVLTIYSFNDAKHVVTWKGFTTRWYAKLAENTVLLDAAVNSLLLAAASATTAAIIGTLAAIALKRYRFTGRTILSTSMYVVMMSPDIVMGISLLMLFVMLGLPLGFTTLFLSHVTFCLPFVTVTVLARLTGLDANLVEAAMDLGAREYDVFSRIILPLAMPGVLAGWLLSFTLSLDDVIISFFVTGPTFDILPLKIYSMVRLGVKPEVNALCAVMFCVTLVVVFVTHFCLKERK, encoded by the coding sequence ATGAAACGCACGGTCAAGACCGTCTACCTGGGGATCGTCTACCTGTTTTTGTACCTGCCCCTGGCCGTGCTCACCATCTATTCCTTCAACGACGCCAAGCACGTGGTGACCTGGAAGGGGTTCACCACCCGCTGGTACGCCAAGCTGGCCGAAAACACCGTTCTCCTGGACGCCGCTGTCAATTCCCTGCTTCTGGCCGCGGCCTCGGCCACCACGGCCGCGATCATCGGCACCCTGGCGGCCATCGCGCTCAAACGCTACCGGTTCACCGGCCGGACCATCCTGTCCACGTCCATGTACGTGGTCATGATGTCCCCGGACATCGTCATGGGCATCTCCCTGCTCATGCTCTTCGTGATGCTGGGGTTGCCGCTTGGGTTCACCACGCTTTTTTTGTCCCACGTGACCTTCTGCCTGCCCTTCGTCACGGTGACGGTGCTGGCCAGGCTCACGGGTCTGGACGCCAACCTGGTGGAGGCGGCCATGGACCTGGGGGCGCGCGAATACGACGTGTTTTCCCGGATCATCCTGCCCCTGGCCATGCCGGGGGTTCTGGCCGGATGGCTTTTGAGCTTCACCCTGTCCCTTGACGACGTGATCATCAGTTTCTTCGTCACCGGTCCCACCTTCGATATCCTGCCGCTCAAGATCTATTCCATGGTCAGGCTGGGGGTGAAGCCGGAGGTGAACGCGCTGTGCGCGGTGATGTTCTGCGTCACGCTGGTCGTGGTCTTTGTCACCCACTTTTGCCTGAAGGAGCGGAAATGA
- a CDS encoding mechanosensitive ion channel family protein encodes MKRTLATAVLVLVVSLSLALGQAASGASPTGFPGKAQKKESGAETPPLEDTTPDARLAAMTDAQARRLLREKLAAEAGAAGAAEAPQGQEPVALFTLFADLESGIRGFAARAGGLFDSARTELSDTDGLTNRLTDGRGTGHLAMFLAKLGLVLAVCLWAARMSQQLVGPWLRDDRKGRDPARFRRLLTFLLHACLRAVAAVVFYAAGFILVLTVFPSHGPEHGMAVIVVVAATYFLLIRVLALCILSPDIASRRPVPLPDAQARTLYGWLMAIAYGGLVCAVGSAVLDQVALAPALSRVAHAGAGVFTGGLLAAMILSNRRRVSRAIRDADPSGGENAPRAIMARFWHIPALAYALLIGLYWTAQDLIAEISILRLILSLFLIPACIGLDLWVRRILIIASGEDQQVIPLSAEGPAPGSDADGHTALPGAPAKKTIRHYLPLIKKTLRTALIILPAFVMLRLWGVDIPLGWLFARNVASIVLVVVAGLLMWEIIRIRIDRKLKEEMSLTGEEMEEGGGAGGSRSATLLLLLRKFLLCVIVVMGGLVVLSSLGVDIGPLIAGAGVVGLAIGFGAQTLVKDIISGVFFLVDDAFRVGDYVEAGTAKGTVEQISLRSMKLRHPRGMVFTIPYGGLKIIQNFSRDYIISKLDFRVKYDADIDKIRKIIKRINKELMNNEELRPGMLSDIKSMGVRKMEDSAMILRIKFKTIPGHQFLVQKELYRRIQEAFREHNIDFAHRNVTVYFPPEVQALVGSGGAASSEAVRAAVSGAAAGALAVEREMEEAAAREEKSSSE; translated from the coding sequence ATGAAACGAACACTTGCCACCGCCGTCCTCGTCCTTGTCGTCTCCCTCTCCCTGGCTCTGGGTCAGGCGGCGTCCGGGGCCTCGCCGACCGGCTTTCCGGGCAAGGCCCAAAAAAAGGAAAGCGGGGCCGAGACCCCGCCCCTGGAGGATACGACCCCGGATGCGCGCCTGGCGGCCATGACCGACGCCCAGGCCAGAAGGCTGCTTCGGGAAAAACTGGCCGCCGAGGCGGGCGCCGCTGGCGCCGCCGAAGCTCCCCAGGGACAGGAGCCGGTGGCCCTTTTCACCCTGTTCGCGGACCTCGAATCCGGGATACGGGGGTTCGCCGCCCGGGCAGGAGGGCTTTTCGACTCGGCCCGGACCGAACTCTCGGACACCGATGGGCTCACAAACCGTCTCACGGATGGCCGGGGCACTGGACACCTGGCCATGTTCCTGGCGAAGCTGGGCCTCGTGCTCGCGGTCTGCCTGTGGGCCGCCCGGATGTCGCAACAACTGGTCGGGCCGTGGTTGCGGGACGACCGCAAGGGGCGTGACCCGGCCAGATTCCGGCGGCTTTTGACCTTCCTGCTGCATGCCTGCCTGCGGGCCGTGGCGGCGGTCGTGTTTTACGCCGCCGGGTTCATCCTGGTCCTGACCGTCTTTCCCTCCCACGGCCCGGAACACGGCATGGCCGTCATCGTGGTCGTGGCCGCGACCTATTTTCTTCTGATCCGGGTGCTGGCCCTGTGCATCCTCTCCCCGGACATCGCGTCCCGACGTCCGGTGCCCCTCCCCGACGCCCAGGCCCGGACCCTGTATGGCTGGCTCATGGCCATCGCCTACGGCGGGCTCGTCTGCGCCGTGGGCAGCGCCGTCCTGGATCAGGTGGCCCTGGCCCCGGCCCTGTCGCGCGTGGCCCATGCCGGCGCCGGGGTCTTCACGGGAGGGCTTTTGGCAGCCATGATCCTGTCCAACAGACGGCGGGTGTCCCGGGCCATACGCGATGCCGATCCATCCGGGGGAGAGAACGCCCCGCGCGCGATCATGGCCCGTTTCTGGCACATCCCGGCCCTGGCCTACGCCCTGCTTATCGGCCTGTACTGGACCGCCCAGGACCTGATTGCGGAGATATCCATCCTGCGCCTGATCTTAAGCCTTTTCCTCATCCCGGCCTGCATCGGGCTCGACCTGTGGGTACGCCGCATACTGATCATCGCCTCGGGCGAGGACCAGCAGGTCATCCCCCTGTCCGCCGAGGGTCCGGCCCCGGGCAGTGACGCGGACGGCCATACCGCCCTGCCCGGCGCGCCGGCCAAAAAAACCATCCGCCACTATCTGCCCCTGATCAAAAAGACCCTGCGCACGGCCCTGATCATCCTCCCGGCCTTCGTCATGCTCAGGCTGTGGGGGGTGGATATCCCCCTGGGCTGGCTTTTCGCGCGCAACGTGGCCAGCATCGTGCTGGTGGTCGTGGCCGGGCTTCTCATGTGGGAGATCATCCGCATCCGCATCGATCGCAAGCTCAAAGAGGAGATGTCGCTGACCGGAGAGGAGATGGAGGAAGGCGGCGGCGCGGGCGGATCGCGCAGCGCCACACTGCTTCTGCTCCTGCGCAAGTTCCTCCTGTGCGTCATTGTGGTCATGGGGGGCCTGGTGGTCCTGTCCTCCCTGGGGGTGGACATCGGACCGCTCATCGCCGGGGCCGGGGTGGTCGGACTGGCCATCGGCTTCGGGGCTCAGACCCTGGTCAAGGACATCATCTCCGGCGTTTTTTTCCTGGTCGACGACGCCTTCCGGGTCGGAGACTACGTGGAGGCCGGAACGGCCAAGGGCACTGTGGAGCAGATATCCCTTCGGTCCATGAAACTGAGGCATCCACGCGGCATGGTCTTCACCATCCCCTACGGGGGGCTCAAGATCATCCAGAACTTCAGCCGCGACTACATCATCTCCAAGCTGGATTTCCGGGTGAAATATGACGCCGACATCGACAAGATCCGGAAGATCATCAAGCGCATCAACAAGGAGCTCATGAACAACGAGGAGCTGCGTCCTGGAATGCTCAGCGACATCAAATCCATGGGCGTGCGCAAGATGGAAGACTCGGCAATGATCCTTCGGATCAAGTTCAAGACCATACCCGGGCATCAATTTCTGGTGCAAAA
- a CDS encoding efflux RND transporter permease subunit, which translates to MVNFFIDRPIFASVLSIIITLVGAISIVTLPVAQYPDRMSPPTVQVQANYTGANASVVEETVAAPIEQEVNGAQDMIYMNSVSSNDGLMTLNISFDINRDLELATVDVQNRVQLAQPKLPDDVRRSGITVKKQSPDMVVAINLISPDASRDSLFLENYARINIVDALARIPGAGNVFLVADLTYGMRVWLDPDKLAKLGLTASDVATALKEQNVQAPAGQLGQPPTPENTPFQMTVQVKGRLTDPVEFADIILRAEQGGNIVRIKDIGRVELGAQSYKAFTRLNGQPTSTIIIYQLPGANAIELVRQVRATMAQVSAYFPTGMDYRIPYDTTKFVTASIEEVIHTLFEAIALVLVVVFVFLQNWRATVIPMIAVPVSLVGTFAFFNLFGFSINTTTLFALVLAIGIVVDDAIVVVEAVQHKIDHDKMPPKQAAKAAMAEVAGPVAAISIVLMSVFLPASFMGGTTGRLYQQFALTVAISVGLSAINALTLSPALCAVLLRPAATGGGGPLGWFFRGFNRVFDAVTAGYAGLVRRAIRLALVTLAILLAVYAGTAGILKTLPTGFVPEEDMGYFFVNVGLPEAASLGRNDAATAKAEAVLMAIPGIADVLTLGGFNVLIGGYSSYTSMIIPILTPWEKRATPELSLEAIMSRAQNELATIPEARINVIAAPTIPGMGTTGGYTFELQNRGGGTLAALDAAAARFRGTAAADPAVGSLFTDFSVNVPQLYFDVDRSKVKTQGVPLAQVFESMQSYLGGLYVNDFNKFGRTYRVMLQAEPKFRTKPEDIGRFFVRSDNGRMLPLSTLGTVSEIKGPEYIRRYNLYRTVEFSSATAPGMSSGQLMAGLEKTAGELPQGYGYEWTGIAFQEKQAGAQSAVVFGLALVLVFLVLAAQYESWSIPFAVIFSIPCAVFGAMGFQMLRGFDNNVYAQIGLVVLIGLAAKNAILIVEFAKMRHGQGLGIAEAAIEASRLRLRPILMTSFAFILGVVPLAVAAGAGGAARSTMGTAVMGGMIAATVLGLVIIPVLYTTIQGLSERLGGTGKKGG; encoded by the coding sequence ATGGTCAATTTCTTCATCGATCGCCCCATCTTCGCCTCGGTCCTGTCCATCATCATCACCCTGGTGGGGGCCATTTCCATCGTCACCCTGCCCGTGGCCCAGTACCCGGACCGCATGTCGCCGCCGACAGTGCAGGTCCAGGCCAACTATACCGGGGCGAACGCCTCCGTGGTGGAGGAGACCGTGGCCGCGCCCATCGAGCAGGAGGTCAACGGGGCCCAGGACATGATCTATATGAACTCCGTCAGCTCCAACGACGGACTCATGACCCTGAACATCTCCTTCGACATCAACCGCGACCTGGAACTGGCCACCGTCGACGTGCAAAACCGGGTGCAACTGGCCCAGCCCAAGCTTCCCGATGACGTCCGTCGCTCGGGCATCACCGTCAAGAAGCAGTCCCCGGACATGGTGGTGGCCATTAACCTCATTTCTCCCGATGCCAGCCGCGACTCGCTTTTCCTGGAGAACTACGCCCGCATCAACATCGTGGATGCCCTGGCGCGCATCCCCGGCGCGGGCAACGTCTTTTTGGTGGCCGACCTGACCTACGGCATGCGGGTGTGGCTCGACCCGGACAAGTTGGCCAAACTCGGCCTGACGGCCTCGGACGTGGCCACCGCCCTCAAGGAACAAAACGTCCAGGCCCCGGCCGGACAACTGGGGCAGCCGCCCACCCCGGAAAACACGCCCTTCCAGATGACCGTCCAGGTCAAAGGACGGCTCACGGACCCGGTCGAATTCGCCGACATTATCCTGCGTGCCGAACAGGGCGGGAACATCGTGCGCATCAAGGACATCGGCCGGGTGGAGCTCGGGGCCCAAAGCTACAAGGCGTTCACCCGCTTAAACGGCCAGCCCACCTCGACCATCATCATCTACCAACTGCCCGGGGCCAACGCCATCGAGCTGGTGCGCCAGGTGCGCGCCACCATGGCCCAGGTCTCGGCCTATTTCCCCACCGGCATGGACTACCGCATCCCCTACGACACCACCAAGTTCGTCACGGCCTCTATCGAGGAGGTCATCCACACGCTTTTCGAGGCCATCGCCCTGGTGCTCGTGGTGGTCTTCGTGTTCCTGCAGAACTGGCGGGCCACGGTCATTCCCATGATCGCCGTGCCCGTCTCCCTGGTGGGCACCTTCGCCTTTTTCAACCTCTTCGGGTTCTCCATCAACACCACCACGCTTTTCGCCCTGGTTTTGGCCATCGGCATCGTGGTGGACGACGCCATCGTGGTGGTGGAGGCCGTGCAGCACAAGATCGACCATGACAAGATGCCTCCCAAACAGGCGGCCAAGGCGGCCATGGCCGAGGTGGCCGGCCCTGTGGCGGCCATCTCCATCGTGCTCATGTCCGTGTTTCTGCCCGCGTCGTTCATGGGCGGCACCACCGGCCGCCTGTACCAGCAGTTCGCCCTGACCGTGGCCATCTCCGTGGGCCTGTCGGCCATAAACGCCCTGACCCTGTCCCCGGCCCTGTGCGCGGTGCTGCTGCGCCCGGCCGCAACCGGCGGCGGCGGTCCCCTGGGCTGGTTTTTCCGGGGTTTCAACCGTGTTTTCGACGCCGTGACCGCGGGCTACGCGGGCCTTGTGCGTCGGGCCATCCGGCTGGCCCTCGTCACCCTGGCGATCCTGCTCGCGGTTTACGCGGGCACGGCTGGCATCCTCAAAACCCTGCCCACCGGGTTCGTTCCCGAAGAGGACATGGGCTATTTCTTCGTCAATGTGGGCCTGCCAGAGGCCGCCTCCCTGGGCCGCAACGACGCGGCCACGGCCAAGGCCGAGGCCGTGCTCATGGCCATCCCGGGGATTGCGGACGTGCTGACCCTGGGCGGCTTCAACGTGCTCATCGGCGGCTATTCCTCCTACACCTCCATGATCATCCCCATCCTGACCCCCTGGGAAAAACGCGCCACCCCGGAGCTCTCCCTCGAGGCCATCATGTCCAGGGCGCAAAATGAACTGGCCACCATCCCCGAAGCACGCATCAACGTCATCGCCGCGCCGACCATCCCGGGCATGGGCACCACAGGCGGCTATACCTTTGAACTGCAAAACCGCGGCGGCGGCACCCTGGCCGCTCTCGACGCCGCCGCCGCCCGCTTCCGGGGCACGGCCGCGGCCGATCCGGCCGTGGGCTCCCTGTTCACAGATTTCAGCGTCAACGTGCCGCAACTGTATTTCGACGTGGACCGCTCCAAGGTCAAAACCCAGGGAGTGCCCCTGGCCCAGGTCTTCGAATCCATGCAGTCCTATCTTGGCGGTCTCTACGTCAACGATTTCAACAAGTTCGGCCGCACCTACCGGGTCATGCTCCAGGCCGAGCCGAAATTTCGCACCAAACCCGAGGACATCGGCCGATTTTTCGTGCGTAGCGACAACGGCCGCATGCTGCCCCTGTCCACGCTTGGCACGGTGTCGGAGATCAAGGGACCGGAATACATCCGGCGCTACAACCTCTACCGCACTGTGGAATTCAGCTCGGCCACGGCCCCGGGCATGAGTTCGGGACAACTCATGGCCGGGCTGGAAAAGACCGCCGGGGAACTGCCCCAGGGCTATGGATACGAATGGACGGGTATCGCCTTCCAGGAAAAACAGGCCGGGGCCCAGTCGGCGGTGGTGTTCGGGCTGGCTCTGGTTCTGGTCTTTCTGGTCCTGGCGGCGCAGTACGAATCCTGGTCCATCCCCTTCGCGGTGATCTTTTCCATCCCCTGCGCGGTGTTCGGGGCCATGGGATTCCAGATGCTGCGCGGGTTCGACAACAACGTCTACGCCCAGATCGGGCTTGTGGTGCTTATCGGCCTTGCGGCCAAAAACGCGATTTTGATCGTGGAATTCGCCAAGATGCGACACGGGCAGGGGTTAGGGATCGCCGAGGCGGCCATCGAGGCCTCACGACTGCGGCTGCGGCCGATCCTTATGACCTCGTTCGCGTTCATTCTTGGCGTTGTCCCCCTGGCGGTGGCGGCCGGGGCCGGGGGCGCGGCGCGCAGCACCATGGGCACGGCGGTCATGGGCGGCATGATCGCGGCCACGGTGCTTGGCCTGGTCATCATCCCGGTGCTGTACACGACCATCCAGGGGCTGAGCGAGCGGCTTGGGGGCACGGGCAAAAAAGGCGGCTGA